One segment of Patulibacter sp. SYSU D01012 DNA contains the following:
- a CDS encoding NUDIX hydrolase, which produces MTDPSSTPEQRRFALVDETVIHEGRVLTLVEDTFRFEDGAEAKREIVRTTGAVGMLVHDGTHLLLTRQPREAIGDPDSLEIPAGRLDKDGEAPLDTAKRELAEEVGFAAAHWQPIVRFQPSVGILSETVHLFCGWELSAETADSGEDERIELVRWPVDDLDGAIAAVSDAKTLIALLWAKANGLPGV; this is translated from the coding sequence ATGACCGATCCGTCGAGCACCCCCGAGCAGCGCCGCTTCGCGCTCGTCGACGAGACCGTGATCCACGAGGGCCGCGTGCTGACCCTCGTCGAGGACACGTTCCGCTTCGAGGACGGCGCCGAGGCCAAGCGCGAGATCGTCCGCACCACCGGCGCGGTCGGGATGCTCGTCCACGACGGCACCCACCTGCTGCTCACGCGCCAGCCGCGCGAGGCCATCGGCGACCCGGACTCGCTCGAGATCCCCGCCGGGCGCCTGGACAAGGACGGCGAGGCGCCGCTGGACACGGCCAAGCGCGAGCTGGCGGAGGAGGTGGGCTTCGCCGCCGCGCACTGGCAGCCGATCGTGCGCTTCCAGCCGTCCGTCGGGATCCTCTCCGAGACGGTCCACCTGTTCTGCGGCTGGGAGCTGTCGGCGGAGACGGCGGACTCCGGCGAGGACGAGCGCATCGAGCTCGTCCGCTGGCCCGTCGACGACCTGGACGGCGCGATCGCCGCCGTCAGCGACGCCAAGACCCTCATCGCGCTGCTCTGGGCGAAGGCCAACGGCCTGCCCGGCGTCTGA
- a CDS encoding M20/M25/M40 family metallo-hydrolase, translating into MTPDGVPTHPPAATAAERERLADLFARLCAAVTPTGRERAAADVALDVLRSVGLDVDEDDAATELGGDAGNLLCRIPGDPATAAAHEPLLLCAHLDTVPVGTRIEPTLDDEGVWRDALGGVLGADNKATVAAFLVVAERLARDPAPMDVELLLTVAEETQLQGIQAFDRSRLRAGVGFVIDHPSPLGGLVAAAPGHVRFEARYRGRAAHAGVAPEDGRSAVRAAARGIAALPQGRVGDGATINVGHVQGGEPVTNVVPDACLVLGELRALDEAVLADLAGTVEATLHDAAHVAGESVDLDLVLERRFAPYRHREASPAVRTARAALERIGATPRPFADHGGSDANVLNARGLPTVNLAGGNERAHEPGERIAAADLEATLELVLALLAEHGAAPQA; encoded by the coding sequence ATGACGCCGGACGGCGTCCCGACCCACCCGCCCGCGGCGACGGCCGCGGAGCGGGAGCGGCTCGCCGACCTGTTCGCGCGGCTCTGCGCCGCCGTCACGCCGACGGGCCGCGAACGGGCGGCGGCCGACGTCGCGCTCGACGTGCTGCGGTCCGTCGGCCTGGACGTCGACGAGGACGACGCCGCCACCGAGCTCGGCGGCGACGCCGGCAACCTGCTGTGCCGCATCCCCGGCGACCCCGCGACCGCGGCGGCGCACGAGCCGCTGCTGCTCTGCGCGCACCTGGACACCGTCCCGGTGGGGACGCGGATCGAGCCGACGCTCGACGACGAGGGCGTCTGGCGCGACGCCCTCGGCGGCGTGCTCGGCGCCGACAACAAGGCGACGGTCGCGGCGTTCCTGGTCGTCGCCGAGCGGCTGGCGCGCGACCCCGCGCCGATGGACGTCGAGCTGCTGCTCACGGTGGCCGAGGAGACGCAGCTGCAGGGGATCCAGGCGTTCGACCGCTCCCGGCTGCGGGCCGGCGTCGGCTTCGTCATCGACCACCCGTCGCCGCTCGGCGGCCTCGTCGCGGCCGCGCCGGGCCACGTTCGCTTCGAGGCGCGGTACCGGGGGCGCGCCGCCCACGCGGGCGTGGCGCCCGAGGACGGCCGCAGCGCGGTCCGGGCCGCGGCGCGCGGGATCGCCGCGCTGCCGCAGGGCCGGGTCGGCGACGGGGCCACGATCAACGTCGGCCACGTCCAGGGCGGCGAGCCGGTGACGAACGTCGTCCCCGACGCGTGCCTGGTGCTCGGCGAGCTCCGCGCGCTCGACGAGGCCGTCCTGGCGGACCTGGCCGGCACGGTCGAGGCGACGCTCCACGACGCGGCGCACGTCGCCGGCGAGTCCGTGGACCTGGACCTGGTCCTGGAGCGCCGCTTCGCGCCGTACCGTCACCGCGAGGCGTCCCCGGCCGTGCGGACGGCCCGCGCGGCGCTCGAGCGGATCGGCGCGACGCCGCGGCCGTTCGCCGACCACGGCGGCAGCGACGCCAACGTCCTCAACGCCCGCGGACTGCCGACGGTCAACCTGGCCGGCGGCAACGAGCGCGCCCACGAGCCCGGCGAGCGGATCGCCGCCGCCGACCTGGAGGCGACGCTCGAGCTGGTGCTCGCGCTGCTCGCCGAGCACGGCGCCGCCCCGCAGGCCTGA